In Macrobrachium nipponense isolate FS-2020 chromosome 13, ASM1510439v2, whole genome shotgun sequence, the DNA window ACTTTCCGTCAAATCCATTGCATGTGTTTGTTTATCAAATCTGTTTGTCTATTTTCCATTGCAAAAGTAAACGTAATTATATAACCAATTTTGGTGTGTCTGTAGATCGCCATACTTGTTTTCAGTGACCTTTCAGCCTTATGCAGGAGTGAATAACGCAATTAAATGACAAATGATGTGCGGAAGTCGCTATATTTTCTTCCTTAATGTTCTTTTTTTGGTCTTTTAAACTCCTTGTCGAAAGgtttaattattttgattgttGGTGATATTGCAAGACTAAGGAACAGGGATTTTTTATCACTTTCGTCTATGGATGCTTGCTATTggagaatgataataatataaatctttGCCATATTCATTATGGTGATGATTTTTGCTTTTACGCCCAAGGgccataatttcattttcaaatctttATTTTTCTGCTTGGGTTACCAGAACACCCCTTGTCATAAGGTAATTCTATTATGATGGTTGAAAATGAGTTGCAAATTCTGTGTATTAATGAATAGTGATGAGATTAACCTTCCGTACTAAAATTAATTCCGATGAAAAGGAATATTCTCTTCATGGAGGGAATGAACTTTCAGTGAATTTTGTGCGGTTATTTAAGCCCACAAAACTGAAGCCTTGACACTTAGTACCATCGTGGTTAGTACAATCGTCCTGTGGGAATGAACAAATTTTATTCACCTCACTAATTCTTGAGGATCTCAATCATTTTCCACAGTACTACATTTAAATTTAATCTTGACGCAAGTTGAGAAATAAGTTTCTCGGACTATAATTTCGTAGTAAGGTGTGCCGAACAGTGCTTAATTGGTTGACGAAAATTCTTTTCTTCACTGTTTGTGGTGGTGCTGTGTACGTTGCTTATAATGCTAATGATCAAGTGCTTTTACCAATTGATCTTAGGCTATGTCAAGACATTGTATAACTACTCTTATTTTATGGAAATTTGTACATTatttttgtgctctctctctctctctctctctctctctctctctctctctctctcttccttacctGACAGTAAATATCTGCATCTGATTTCAGTGAATCTCATCCTGATTGGATGCCAAACTGCTCAGCAGCCATCATAGGTTTTATGACATCGGCTGCTGATATTTACCGTTAGCTCCAAACAATCAAAGTTACAGTGTCAAACTAAGCTAATGAGGATGCGGGTCAGGATGAGAACAGCTGATGTATATTGTCACTAGTGGTTCAAAACTTTCGTAATACCTCACAGTCAACACCGGTGTCATTCTGACCCGTTTCGcgcatttattatttataattcactCGTCCTATCCGGCCTCAGAAATGGAGGCTCCATCATAAAAAGGAAGCCTCGCACTGCACACATACACTTTCAAACTCAAATTGCATGTTATGTCTAACGTACTTTACGAAAAATGTTTCCTCTTCAACTTACGGGTTAAACAATCGGACGTTCTGCCACCTGTGAAAAATCAAACACATTCACACCAGACGAGTTACTAAATAATATCTTCGAAATGTATACATATGATTGTCGCTTACTGTCACGTGAACGTCGGCCTCCTTTTATTCCAGATCGATGAAGAAACGAAATAAATAAGATGGTGTGCGTCGCTGCAACTAAGCAAACCTGAACTGGCTCTATAGTCTAGGCTGTTATGTACTTAGACGTTGGAATGTGTGGCAGTGGAGGGAAGGAATGGAGGAATTGGACACATCCCCTCCTTcctatccccctctctctctctctctctctctctctctctctctctctctctctctccaccaattcATCGATTCACACGGAGGAATTATTTGTGAATTATTCAGGATTACCTCATGACGCCCTCAGATGGTATGTGCGGACACGTAAGCTTGAGgtggagacgagagagaaggatTGATCCATTGATTTCCGAAATAAAGTTGGCGTCGTAGCGTTGTGGGTCAATCAAAATAAGTGAGCACCGCGAGAGAACGAGATTGTTACGTCTGTGCATATTCAAccattatttattgaaaattctcGCGACAAAGATTCAATGAAACGGCGCTGTTTGCTTTCAGTTAAAATTAACCATAATTACCTCTATCATTTTCAAGGACAGTGAGATCCAGTTCTCTTTGTGTTGGCTCTCACTCCTCCTTCAGCATTCTGTGTCCACGGTTACAGCTGTTTACAAAGAAAATGGTAACTGCTTTTCTTATTTCACCCCGGCCCTAGGACTGTATCATTGCAAATTTCATCAGTTTGATCAAAACAAACTGCTTTTCGTAGCTCCTCTGAAGTATGATCTTTGGTAAGGACTAACAAATTCGCAAGAGAAAACGATGTCTTACATTTTTCATGGCAATATAATTTCATATCAGACGTAGTGATCTTACCAGCCAAGTTACAGCGCTAGCTGGATAAGAAGCATGGGCAACCGCCATCTACTAGaacattattgatatatattaatatatatatatatatatatatatatatatatatatatatatatatgtgtgtgtgtgtgtgtgtgtgtgtgtgtgtgtgtgtgtgtgtgtgagtgagtgtgtgtctgCTATGGTATTATTATaggcctgtaccgaggggggGATGTGTCGGAGGGGTCGAACGACCAACCCCCACCCAAAATTTATGGAAACCCATATTTTCTCTGACTATCCTTTTcactgaactgtacttacaaagtaatgaataataatcttttgttttttgagcaagtctttttttttataatttatttttattaaacattaacatcattcttcagtagtaggaaatacaagagtgttagaaggaatataatatatacctgtatatgcaATTACATTTAAAGAGGaaaaagacccccccccccataaaataATTCTGGGTAATCACTAATAACAGAGTGTTGAATCCAGGAAGCAGGAACGAAGTAAAGAGAATAGCGTCATCTGTATAAGCATTAAGCTTGTTTTCAAGGCCAAACCGCTTATCCTACTTATAATGTAACTAGTAGTGGACTAAGAACTCTAACCTGAGGAACGCCAGAAATTACTGTCACCGTGGTTCCCACCAACAACTAATCTTTGCAGTCTGTTTAATATGAATTCAATATAACCTctacaaaaaaaactttccccccaaactcccatctgtcttaatatgaaaacactcaaagttactttATGCATTGCACCCTAACTTCCTCCTATAAAAGGCATATTTAAATAATCAAACAATAATGTTTTACCAGCAGTATTATGATTTTGCTAAGTAGCAAAGCTTGCCTTCAAGAATCATTTTACTTCAAGACAAACATAAGCTATTCACAAGTCATTTTCCCTGAACTGAAGCGGACACCGAAAAGTTACCTGAGTTGATCCTATTACATACTTTAGAATTTCTTGTAATTCTATATTTCCAGTAATCTTTGGTTTCTGGAAAACCAACCTCCTTGAGCTCTCCTATTGCTTAACTGGACAGTTTCTGTAAAGGTGTTCCTGTCACGGAGCTACTCACAAacattatttttcccttttcatttatgCTGCCCATGCTCATCTTGACGTGAGTTCACTGTTACCTTGATAATGACGCATAATCTTTACATTGCAGAAACAAATCCAATTAGGTATTTATTACTTGTATCTTAAGAGAGATTGAAAATAGGattcgaacagtttcccgaaagctttctttgcagatgtatctttaaatataagTACTAACTACATATACACCAAGCCCGAGAGGAGCCATTATtaagctcagaggtctggataaactaatcctttatactaatagtaataactacatatatatagctgtggatttgtttctccatttcaagactcatgctactgagTAAGTCTTAATTTTTACATTAATGTCAACCTACATACAAAGAACTGAAAGGAATTATTATGTACAAGAATGCCGTTAGCTATATGAATCTCAAAGTAAATCACAATCAAGGGATAAAATGATGATACCACCGTAGATGACTTTTGCGAAAAACAAAAGAACTCCTCTTTCATCAAAGTGATCTTCTAGTGAAGCAGTTTTTTGTTCCACTCACAGACGTTGCGTTCCGACACCGATTCCCGTCCTGGTTTATTGACTCGGCCTTCCATCCATTGATTAGCTTAAAGGAAAGTCTGGCAAATCTTATGTGAACCTGGCTGAGTCAGAGCGTTTGGGCCTGAAGTCCGATGGAAGCTATTGGTAGAATTGATATTAtgttaccccccacccccactctctctctctctctctctctctctctctctctctctctctctctctctctctctctcaagattttacatttttatatactgGTAGCTACAGATAATCTTTAGAACGAGCCAAATGGGACATTACATTCCTCGTACGTTTCCCAGATAAGTGTGCAATAAGGCTGAAAGAAAATATCTGAtatcaaaataactgaataaatctatatataaccaaataaatataataccAGGATCCTTAAACTGCCTGGTTTGTGGTCTTGAATTTTCTTTTGATCTGTTTTACTTAACTAATGAAGAGGAATAGAATTTTGATAGAATAACTTTCTTAACAAATATTCTTGTTCAAGGTCAGTTGACccagtttattttaaattcttgtttaAGAAAGCAGCTGAAGACGCCTTCATGTTTTTGCTTTGTGTGAATAGTCTGCAGTGAGCAGTTACGATCGGAATCCCATTTCCTGTGAGCCATAATGACTGTGTCTGGCGCTGAGGTTTTCAGTCATTTAATTCGAGGTATTTTAGTCCTCGTGAATACTGAGATGTAGTTTGACACTTGAATCAATATTTTTTAATCTGAGTATAGGAAACGAAACTATGTTAGTATTCATAGAATCATCAGAAATCTTTCTTATGAAAGGATGAAAAACGTCCATGAAGCCAGAGTTCATAAACCGGAGGGGCAGCAGGTTCGGTCGATCTTTCATACTACGTTCTTCCAAACGGTGGACTTCTCTGCCTTCACTCGGGCTTCCATGGCAACCTTGTCTCTTTATTATGAAACACTATGAAATATATAAGTATCGTTATCAGATTCATCGGTTCTTACTTCCAGTCGACGTACAGACAGTATGTTTGATTGTTTGCAATCAAATGGAAAGGACTCCGTTGTATCCATTTCATTCCTCATTTAAAACTAGGTTTCTTCTTCTTAGTACCTTCCTTGTTTCGTCATCGTAGAGCTTTAACTAGGTTATCAGATCAATGTGAAAATTTATCCGAGCAGTAAAGCCAATGCAATGAATTTCTCATTGCACTGTTGGACATTGAttgttccctttttttcttcgttttcttatGAATGTTAGATGGAAGTGCTGCAGCACTCGCCAGTTGCAAAACCATTGACGTTACCTACACGTTGTGCATAAACCAATCACAGGCACGACTACATGCAaaggtacacacacatacacacacacacatatgtatatatatatatatgtgtgtgtgtgtatatatatatatatatatatatatatatatatataatatatatatatatatatatatatatatatatatatataagcgagaaccacaggaaaatgacaggcagaagttcagtactGAAATTCTGCCAGTCATTTCCTGTAGTATTCATTTATATACTGAAGTCCCGTGGCATTAACCGTGAtttttcagcatatatatatatatatattatatatatatatatatatatatatatatatatacatatatatatacatatatataccatatatatatatatgtatatatatatgtatatatatatacgtgtgtgtgtgtgtatgtatgtatgtatgtatgtatgtacgtatgtatatgcatatatacatataaatatatataaaatagattaaGTCGAACTTCTCCTAGCAGGGGTAGTTTCAGATAAAAACCACAGCAGTTGGTGCCACATTCCAGAGCAGTTGATCGATCACCGTTACCCACTCTGTGTAATTCGCCTCTCAGACTCGAGTGTTCAGATTGTTTGATTGTTTCTCTGAATTGCTTTAGATCTTTGAGTGCCGCCCTAACACTGCATTTCTATGTGAAGTAGAACAAGAAAATGAGTTATCATTTTTGGATACGCAGATATGCAGGAGTGAAGTTGCATTGGAAACTCCTGTTTTTAGTGCAGTGCATAATATTGGATTCGGATTAAATTGCATCACTTTTAGATCAGCAATGTATAAATATCATTCTTTAGAATCTTTTTCAAGACCATAAGACTATAGTTCCGATTTTAAACTCTGCATTTTCTTTGCGTTCAAgaaaatatttctgtactttgACCGATATACATTACTAACAAAAAAGATGCCAAGTTATGTCAACTGCCTTACGTTGGACAAGATATTTATTGAGTTAGATAAAGTTACAAGAAATGCTtgaatatatttctaataaatatttcCGCTCTGCTTTTACAAATCCCTTTACTAAGAGATCACTAGTCAGGAAGAGACCGGCTCGTCCCACCGACCTGTATTCGATGtcgttcattatttattcatctgtCGAGAGCACAGGTTTAGGTTACGTACGTGGAGCCACTTTTCAATGGGTTAGAGTTAGACCATTTAGGAGCTCTGTCGGGACAAGGTttggagtaattgtaattgtaatttaactgAAATGTAATCAATTACAGAATTTCGTataattgtaattgaaaatgaaattatagtatGTAGCTTTAATATAATTACTTGCAGAATTTCGTGATTATGgttgtaattgaaaatgaaattaaagtaagtcattaaaatgtaattaattacagaatttcgTGTAACTGTTattgtaattgaaaataaaaccatAGTAAGTAactgtaatttaattaattacatgATGGTGTAATGTGTAATCTAATTAATTACAGGACGATGCAATTCTTAATCTAATTAACTACAGGATGATGTAATTTGTAATATGATTAATTACAGGATGATGTCATTTGTAATCTAATTAATTACAGGATGATGTAATTCGTAATCTAATTAATTACAGGATTatgtaatttgttattttatcaattacaggataatgtaatttgtaatttaattgcaATTATAAAACTGAAGTGGTAAGGGTCGGGCTCCATTGTGAGTGAGGGGTTGCTTATATGACTTAAATTTTCAGGTGCTAATAAATGCGTTTTTAGTATGACCTCTGCTCCCCTGCCACTTACGCTTCTGGAAATGAATTGTGAAACCCTGTTAGCTCGATTTGCTCGCCTCAATACACTGATTCTAGTGCCAGATCCCTCGTAATTGTAACTGTAACTGCAATTATATTTGTtgtaagtaattgtaattgtaatgtaattgaTATTTCAAAATTTGATTACAATTGTAATTATAATCTAAATTTGTTAAAATTGTAATCATAATTGTAATATATTACTTCAAGTGTGATTACTCTAACCCTGATCAGAATATGATGTCTTTTTAAAACCACATTTCTTACAGAGTGGAAAAAAACGTTGTTGAACCAGGATCATCACTTCATGGTCCGTGATCCTATAACGCTGTCCTTTTCTTACGAGAATCGACTTCCTAGTCTTGTGAGTCATTGTTTGTCAGGAGAGTGAGACTAGGCGTGAATGACAATTTGTCTGGTGCGGCCATTAAGAGGGTCAGCTGTCGTTTGTCGTTTGTTTGCTTGCTGTTTAAACAAACGTATtaatttcgtttttctttttccctcataGTTTTAATcgctttacttttatttagtcTTCAGATccactttctttcctctttcgtttttattagttttgtctCTCCCATTTGGTTCATTTCAACTATAAGAGGAACATTCCTCTTAATTGCATTTGTAACAATTTTGATtactttttgtaaatttcagagtGATGGCTCGGCCATTAACCTCGAAAACTGGCTGATCTCGGTACTCTCCCTGACTAGGCCAATACTGTTtgtcaattacacacacacacacacacacacacacacacacatatatatatatatatatatattatatatatatatatatatatatatatatatatatatgtatatatgtgtatattatatatatatatatatatatatatatatatatatacatataattatcacatcaccgtgattcatatatatcattcgagctacaaatgtcctttaatatcttattcgctctaccttggaattgatatattttcatgtatgtacgaaggggaatttttagtgataataatttcgtcccctcatgggatcgaaccaccgtccagtggacgggaacgaaatcaggccgacttgataacgtcacttgtccgtcctgatttcgttcccgtccactggacggtggttcgatcccatgaagggacgaaaaattcttccccttcggtacatatatgaaaatatatcaaatttccgagggttagagcgaattagatattaaaggacattatttgtcgctcgaatgatatatatataatatatatatattatatataccatatatatattatataatatatatatacatatgtacttcttatatgtgtgtatgttcctTTAGCATCTTACTACCACCTACAGTGCATGACTCAAGCAACCCTGGGCCTAACCAGTATTGAGACGGATGCAAACTGTTTCAGCAAAAGTACTTTGCTGTCAGTATCTTCTAATTACCTTAGGCCTCGTTTTTCTTTTAGCCCAgagacaacaaaaaaaaaaaaggtatttttacTACCTCTCTGTGACATTACTGAACGTTGCAGCAGAAGAACTTTTATCGTCTTTTTGCAGCAATTTCTGATTATATGGGAAAGAGAACAATCAAGAGGAAACAGCcatttatttaacttttgaactttcttttactaaaagggaaacagacagacacacagacttATAGGGAATGCAAATACAAAAGAACACTACCAAAATTACCTGATTTTAGTGGTGTTATTATTTCTTCGTCACTTCAACTTTCGTAATAAAACGCTCCACAAAAGTTTTTTCGTAGTCAATGGTTTATCAGCACGAACATAATCTGTAGCTCCTAAAGATAAAGTTACATGTCAATACTGCAtcctaatagaaaaaaatttttttttgttcctgcAAATACACTGCAGCCTCTTCCCTGACTTTAGATGGTAAGAAGCGAGGTTGACTATTGGTAGATATCTTATCTCCCCAGGGATAGCTGGAGGTATACCTCGCATTACCTCGCATTTAAGGCATAGTTTTTTCAATCCAGTGTACTTATCCTTTGCTCTAAATAGGTTCTCGAAATCACACCATTTGTGgggtttttcctgttttattccTGGTGAGTTACATCCATTTTGTCGCCAATATAATAATTAGGTTACCAAGTCCTCTACAATTATATTACCTGGTAGTTCAAACGGTCATGAAGAATTGTATATTAGCAAGCTTGCAGTATATGATATGAACGGCAAAAGAGCCGCTGATTCAACGAATTAAAAATCTCTGATTGCAAGTTATTTCATTGTCACTTCATTAAGTTGCGTAAAGATAAGTATTTGAAAAATCTGTAACCTTTTTGCCGAAAAAGTATGTTAAGTGTAAAAGCTGaacttttgctttatttatttaactagttTTCCTCATGACAGagtggtgaaaataaaaatatgcataaatgTCCAGTTGAAAGATCAAGAACTTTCACCGCTGAGGTTGTACGAAAAGCCTGCGGCGACCAGTCAGTTTAGTTAGGAATCTTTTAAAAGAAATCCAGTTGATGCGCGTAAGAACAGATAAAGAAGTTGAATGAGCAGAGATCTGAAAAGCTTACATATGCAAGCTAATTTTGTTCCTAGATAAGACATGAGTGCTAAGTATCGGAAGTGCGCAGTGAGACCTTCAAATATTTCAGGAATTCTGTGTCCAGTGCACCACATGAAATAATATTTGTAGTTTCACAGATAACATTAAACTTTTTCTATTGTACCTGTGCAGAACACATAATCGTTTGAAGAGAAGAAAGCTACAACTATTCACTGATCAACCCCGATTCCATGAATTCTTCAAAAATTGCCAGAAATCTTGGTTTGAGCGTTGGGCTGGTCTCTATCTTTTCGTCTATATTAGCCCAAAACTCGTCGAGTATTTCCTCCATCTCTCCGTCAATCGTCGCACCATCTGGTAAATCACCGGATTCCAGGAGGACGGCTGGAATAGTCAAAACCGTAAAAAGTGCTCCGACGACATTGTTTTCGCGGAATTCTTCTGTGAGCTCTTCTTCGTTGAATGGCATCTCCAGTCCCGCGGCCTCAATAATCTCCTGGTAGGCGGCAGTATAAGTACCCATGAATTCTTCAAAGTGCTCCTTTCGCACTTCTTCAGTCAGACTTGTGTACATCAAGTAATTGAGATCATGAGCCAGGGAAGAATAACCGCAAGTTTCGAAGTCCAACAGCATTACTTCCTCTGGTTCCCCATCATCATTATACCTGAAAATTCACGGCTGCTTATTAGAAAATCGTATCTAGTGAAGTTATATCAGTATTGCTCGCTCTGCTCACCTATTCTAACCTATTTGGAGTTTCTTCCAAGTATCTGCACATTTCTCATCCCTTCAATCCTTCTTACTTCGCATATACTACATTTCTGTAAACAAGGTTTGGCTTTTTGTTTCCCCTCCAAATCTTTTACATACCCCTGCTTTACATAGTCTGTATCTCAACTCTACCTATCCTACCACTTGTTATATTTACTCCAAAATATTCACACCAATTAACAATTCCTACTCTTTCATGAAGCATACAAGTACTTATTGCTCCATGTTCAAGGTTTTCATTTATCCTCATTGACTTTAGTAATTACTTTTATCTCTTTCCTCTTACAAACCCTTTGCAACTGTTTAATCATTCACTAAAGCCTTATTTCACTATGACAAATCAACAGCCCCTTTACTTGTCCCACGAAGTTATCCCAATATCTCTCTCTGACCTTGTCTGGCTTATCTCATCGCTCAGTTTTTAAGGTATTAAACAGCCATAAAGATATACATAAACCATACTTGTCTGAACCCACTGTCACGCAAATCATTCTCTCCCATGTACTTATATTGATACAGTCTTTTCTTCATTACTAAAACTTTGTAGCATTTCTGACAAATcgctttttcttttgctttctgaCTTTTCATATAACTTCTGGACCGAAAATAGCTGATTCTTTTACCCACTTCCATGTCTGAACTCACACAGATTATCCCTTATCGatccattttctctctcgctTCCTTGATCAAATTTTTTGCCTCACAAATTCCTAGACATATTGGGTATCGTTGGGCCTTTGCAATTCTTGCAGTCATCTCCGTTACATTTACCACTATATAAATGACCAACGTTCCCTTCACCCCTTCCCTTGGCACATATCCCTTATACTCATATACCTTACACTCCCAGTCAGCCACTTACCTTATATCATTACTATTCCTTAACATCTCTTTTCCATTCTTTTGTCTTTTGacttccctcctgttacacttctAAAAGTGTATCAGATTTACATTAACCCTTTCGCTCTTGTGCTACACTCAACAGCTCTTGAAAACTTCTATACTGTCGACGCAAGACCTGATTCACCTCAGAGGGTATTCCGATACTTGTATTGTTcccattttcatttgaatttctctcattttttttatttccgtgtAAAACAACTTCCTTTCCCCCTCAAGTAGTTAATCAAACTCAGTATTTTTTTACCAGTTACACTCCAAGTTATGCTGGTAAAAAACGCAGTGTAAAAACCGAagtaagaaatatcaaatataacatAGAGAGCACAGGAGTCAAAAAGGAGTTTAAAAATAAGAGAATGTTGTAGTCGATGAGGTAGCGTTAGGACTATTCATTTGATCAAcagttccttttattttttcattttgttcaatgTCTTATTCCAAGTTTGCAAAGATGTATATAATGCTAAAACTTAGTCATGTCTAGTGGTATTAAATCAAGTAATTACTTTGTTATGGAACCCCtaataatatttttccagtgGCGCGTTGAAATTATTTTGGCAACATAGGATCatcttattaaaatgaaaaaatgtaaaatatttcttaCCTGAAAAGACAGTTGTTGCTCCATAGACCGCCATGATTCACTGCTGCAAAGGCTTCCTTCTCTGCTGGCTTGCCAAGAATTTCAAAAGCCTGTGGTTTGAGACTTTCCAGCCAATTTACTGCCTTCTCATCCCCACCGGCCTTTTTCAGTATCTTTCAGCATGATCGAGTTGCCCATTGAtcattccaaccagcagaggattTTCAGCAAAGCTTCCCCAGCTCTTCAGAATAGATTCATATTTTTCCCCTAGAGGTTCCTCAGATTTTTCTTGAAGAAGACGAGAGGCTGCGTGCAGTTTGGCAATCTCTCGGAGCACCAAAGTAGTGTGAGCGGCGTCTAAACTTTGTATTCGGTCGACCATCTTGAAGTCACGAGCTCTAAGGTCTTCATAGTATGCTTGCTCGGTCCCAGTTTCGAGATTCGCATGATAGAACTTAGGTATCTGCAGCGGTTCCTTTCCCGCTTCCTCAAGAGCTGCATTGAGCTCTGGGACTAATTCAGTATAGAACTTCACTTCTTTCTCAAAGAATGTGTGATTCAGTTCTTCAAAGCCCTCTAGTTTTTTACAGGGATTGACCTTTGCTATATAAACAACTTCATGTTCCTCATCCTCCAAGGTGTACTTGACCTCTATGCTGGTTACGTAGTTGGAATAGTTATCCCCTGGTTTGGTGAAATCGACGACTTCCCAGGAGGTCAGCTCGGCTTCCTCGCCTTTGTCGGCCTGAAGGCTTTGCTTCACCTCGTCCTCTGTTATCAGGCTTTTTGGATCGGTGTGGTGGTGCTCTTCATGATCATGATGTTCATGATGCTCATGTTCATGGTGATAGTGGTGATGGTACGAGTAATGAGGGTGTTTGTGATACACTGAAaatcagaagaggaagaagaagtttATATTAAAGAGCTACCAGATGGTCATCATGCTGTTATCAAGACTAAATTCTTATATAAATTCAGTTATGAAAATGCTAATAACTCTCCTTTCACTTGAAGACGAGATtggttttatatattgatttcttTGAATAAAATATGCAGCAGACTACGACAAGAACCGCTTACCTACAACGCAAAAAATGAACAATGATTCGGTCTCATGGTATTGATTATGCATTAGCTTAGGA includes these proteins:
- the LOC135225349 gene encoding uncharacterized protein LOC135225349 gives rise to the protein MAQNIKAFRYLKKEKTKPSAEKYIFRSPFYRGFKDIPKHVFLRAILDNIVYHKHPHYSYHHHYHHEHEHHEHHDHEEHHHTDPKSLITEDEVKQSLQADKGEEAELTSWEVVDFTKPGDNYSNYVTSIEVKYTLEDEEHEVVYIAKVNPCKKLEGFEELNHTFFEKEVKFYTELVPELNAALEEAGKEPLQIPKFYHANLETGTEQAYYEDLRARDFKMVDRIQSLDAAHTTLILKKAGGDEKAVNWLESLKPQAFEILGKPAEKEAFAAVNHGGLWSNNCLFRYNDDGEPEEVMLLDFETCGYSSLAHDLNYLMYTSLTEEVRKEHFEEFMGTYTAAYQEIIEAAGLEMPFNEEELTEEFRENNVVGALFTVLTIPAVLLESGDLPDGATIDGEMEEILDEFWANIDEKIETSPTLKPRFLAIFEEFMESGLISE